Proteins from one Podarcis raffonei isolate rPodRaf1 chromosome 1, rPodRaf1.pri, whole genome shotgun sequence genomic window:
- the CFAP210 gene encoding cilia- and flagella- associated protein 210 isoform X1 — MKAAAAAAARQAVLVKKRRGQERPATRASNEDDVVEGIFLPVGVDLRQITILPKKEWERIHDSLTAPAREAARIRAERKERKDLHLKSQALVKNWHNTIAGMAQAKLKAKKERQERDEEEKRKVDLEEAKYEAQKRKEAVAESKLYQYYQNERVKDFHRALLLTECLKERDAQIEFKKVKENLYRCRDEEVERERQKAVRKEEEKIRENRRKRVQLSKDQLEQIKEHERLAELSRLEDKRERAEIQEQVLLNQQEVLQKEQEEREDKIRRRKEHQAHVADQVTLKAIEKQKEEEEDDKVRAHYKAKQAMAKLRKAKEDEMHRLMEEHRDNITSRLLAHMKKEADDEDERIARDIAETDAQLERERKEKEEKNNAELKSITEHRMNVIKRKEEKEKQDRLEAQEILCGQIEADRIFQELEKDKKHRNHCANLKLQDFHVMQIVEKKLKEDREKQADTDYVRQKERILLFKEQEFQKYAKKIIDEQSKTTRNLYPLLKALSEGDSGINRPVFRENEQPCEKQPTKLPFIGDTAQEMKWLNEYEYGHTKGRLGFSW; from the exons cAAACGAAGATGATGTTGTGGAGGGAATATTTCTTCCGGTGGGAGTAGATCTCCGCCAAATAACTATACTCCCCAAAAAAGAATGGGAGAGGATTCACGATAGCCTCACCGCCCCAGCAAGAGAAGCAGCCCGTATTCGTGCTGAAAGGAAGGAGCGGAAAGATCTGCACTTAAAGTCTCAAGCACTTGTGAAAAACTGGCATAACACTATTGCG GGTATGGCACAAGCAAAACTGAAAGCCAAGAAAGAGCGTCAGGAGAGGGatgaggaagaaaaaagaaaggttgacctggaagaagcaaagtatGAAGCACAGAAGCGAAAAGAAGCAGTGGCAGAATCCAAACTCTATCAGTACTATCAGAATGAGAGAGTGAAAGACTTCCAt AGAGCCCTCTTACTTACCGAATGCTTAAAAGAAAGAGATGCTCAGATtgaatttaaaaaggtaaaagagaaCCTGTACCGCTGCAGAGATGAAGAAGTAGAACGTGAACGTCAAAAAGCCGTacgaaaagaggaggaaaagattAGAGAGAACCGTAGGAAGAGAGTGCAACTCAGCAAGGATCAACTGGAACA GATAAAAGAGCATGAACGTCTAGCAGAACTGAGCAGGCTGGAAGACAAAAGGGAAAGGGCAGAGATTCAGGAGCAGGTCCTGCTAAATCAACAGGAAGTGCTGCAGAAAGAGCAGGAGGAGCGTGAAGACAAAATCAGGCGTAGAAAGGAGCATCAG gcacatgTTGCTGACCAGGTGACTCTCAAGGCTATCGAGaagcaaaaagaagaggaagaggatgataaAGTCCGAGCACATTATAAAGCAAAGCAGGCTATGGCTAAGCTGAGAAAAGCAAAAGAAGATGAAATGCACAG GTTAATGGAGGAGCACAGAGACAACATTACTAGCCGCCTCCTGGCTCATATGAAAAAGGAGGCTGATGATGAGGATGAGCGTATCGCTAGGGACATTGCAGAGACGGATGCACAGCTGGAGAGAGAacgcaaagaaaaagaagaaaagaacaatGCTGAACTGAAATCCATCACAGAGCACAGAATGAATGtg AttaaaaggaaagaagagaaagaaaaacaggacAGACTAGAGGCTCAAGAAATACTTTGTGGACAAATAGAAGCAGATCGGATTTTCCAAGAACTGGAGAAAGACAAGAAACATAGAAATCATTGTGCAAACTTAAAATTACAAGACTTCCATGTCATGCAGATA GTCgaaaaaaagttaaaagaagATCGTGAGAAACAAGCGGATACGGACTATGTCAGACAAAAAGAACGCATTTTATTATTCAAGGAGCAGGAATTCCAGAAGTACGCAAAGAAAATCATTGATGAGCAATCCAAGACAACTCGGAATCTCTACCCTCTTTTGAAAGCACTCAGTGAAGGTGACTCAGGTATAAACAGACCAGTTTTTAGAGAAAATGAACAGCCGTGTGAAAAGCAGCCTACTAAGCTGCCGTTTATAGGTGACACAGCTCAAGAAATGAAATGGTTAAATGAATATGAATATGGGCACACTAAGGGTCGGCTAGGTTTTTCATGGTAA
- the CFAP210 gene encoding cilia- and flagella- associated protein 210 isoform X3 — protein sequence MKAAAAAAARQAVLVKKRRGQERPATRASNEDDVVEGIFLPVGVDLRQITILPKKEWERIHDSLTAPAREAARIRAERKERKDLHLKSQALVKNWHNTIAGMAQAKLKAKKERQERDEEEKRKVDLEEAKYEAQKRKEAVAESKLYQYYQNERVKDFHRALLLTECLKERDAQIEFKKVKENLYRCRDEEVERERQKAVRKEEEKIRENRRKRVQLSKDQLEQIKEHERLAELSRLEDKRERAEIQEQVLLNQQEVLQKEQEEREDKIRRRKEHQAHVADQVTLKAIEKQKEEEEDDKVRAHYKAKQAMAKLRKAKEDEMHRLMEEHRDNITSRLLAHMKKEADDEDERIARDIAETDAQLERERKEKEEKNNAELKSITEHRMNVVEKKLKEDREKQADTDYVRQKERILLFKEQEFQKYAKKIIDEQSKTTRNLYPLLKALSEGDSGINRPVFRENEQPCEKQPTKLPFIGDTAQEMKWLNEYEYGHTKGRLGFSW from the exons cAAACGAAGATGATGTTGTGGAGGGAATATTTCTTCCGGTGGGAGTAGATCTCCGCCAAATAACTATACTCCCCAAAAAAGAATGGGAGAGGATTCACGATAGCCTCACCGCCCCAGCAAGAGAAGCAGCCCGTATTCGTGCTGAAAGGAAGGAGCGGAAAGATCTGCACTTAAAGTCTCAAGCACTTGTGAAAAACTGGCATAACACTATTGCG GGTATGGCACAAGCAAAACTGAAAGCCAAGAAAGAGCGTCAGGAGAGGGatgaggaagaaaaaagaaaggttgacctggaagaagcaaagtatGAAGCACAGAAGCGAAAAGAAGCAGTGGCAGAATCCAAACTCTATCAGTACTATCAGAATGAGAGAGTGAAAGACTTCCAt AGAGCCCTCTTACTTACCGAATGCTTAAAAGAAAGAGATGCTCAGATtgaatttaaaaaggtaaaagagaaCCTGTACCGCTGCAGAGATGAAGAAGTAGAACGTGAACGTCAAAAAGCCGTacgaaaagaggaggaaaagattAGAGAGAACCGTAGGAAGAGAGTGCAACTCAGCAAGGATCAACTGGAACA GATAAAAGAGCATGAACGTCTAGCAGAACTGAGCAGGCTGGAAGACAAAAGGGAAAGGGCAGAGATTCAGGAGCAGGTCCTGCTAAATCAACAGGAAGTGCTGCAGAAAGAGCAGGAGGAGCGTGAAGACAAAATCAGGCGTAGAAAGGAGCATCAG gcacatgTTGCTGACCAGGTGACTCTCAAGGCTATCGAGaagcaaaaagaagaggaagaggatgataaAGTCCGAGCACATTATAAAGCAAAGCAGGCTATGGCTAAGCTGAGAAAAGCAAAAGAAGATGAAATGCACAG GTTAATGGAGGAGCACAGAGACAACATTACTAGCCGCCTCCTGGCTCATATGAAAAAGGAGGCTGATGATGAGGATGAGCGTATCGCTAGGGACATTGCAGAGACGGATGCACAGCTGGAGAGAGAacgcaaagaaaaagaagaaaagaacaatGCTGAACTGAAATCCATCACAGAGCACAGAATGAATGtg GTCgaaaaaaagttaaaagaagATCGTGAGAAACAAGCGGATACGGACTATGTCAGACAAAAAGAACGCATTTTATTATTCAAGGAGCAGGAATTCCAGAAGTACGCAAAGAAAATCATTGATGAGCAATCCAAGACAACTCGGAATCTCTACCCTCTTTTGAAAGCACTCAGTGAAGGTGACTCAGGTATAAACAGACCAGTTTTTAGAGAAAATGAACAGCCGTGTGAAAAGCAGCCTACTAAGCTGCCGTTTATAGGTGACACAGCTCAAGAAATGAAATGGTTAAATGAATATGAATATGGGCACACTAAGGGTCGGCTAGGTTTTTCATGGTAA
- the CFAP210 gene encoding cilia- and flagella- associated protein 210 isoform X2: MKAAAAAAARQAVLVKKRRGQERPATPNEDDVVEGIFLPVGVDLRQITILPKKEWERIHDSLTAPAREAARIRAERKERKDLHLKSQALVKNWHNTIAGMAQAKLKAKKERQERDEEEKRKVDLEEAKYEAQKRKEAVAESKLYQYYQNERVKDFHRALLLTECLKERDAQIEFKKVKENLYRCRDEEVERERQKAVRKEEEKIRENRRKRVQLSKDQLEQIKEHERLAELSRLEDKRERAEIQEQVLLNQQEVLQKEQEEREDKIRRRKEHQAHVADQVTLKAIEKQKEEEEDDKVRAHYKAKQAMAKLRKAKEDEMHRLMEEHRDNITSRLLAHMKKEADDEDERIARDIAETDAQLERERKEKEEKNNAELKSITEHRMNVIKRKEEKEKQDRLEAQEILCGQIEADRIFQELEKDKKHRNHCANLKLQDFHVMQIVEKKLKEDREKQADTDYVRQKERILLFKEQEFQKYAKKIIDEQSKTTRNLYPLLKALSEGDSGINRPVFRENEQPCEKQPTKLPFIGDTAQEMKWLNEYEYGHTKGRLGFSW; this comes from the exons cAAACGAAGATGATGTTGTGGAGGGAATATTTCTTCCGGTGGGAGTAGATCTCCGCCAAATAACTATACTCCCCAAAAAAGAATGGGAGAGGATTCACGATAGCCTCACCGCCCCAGCAAGAGAAGCAGCCCGTATTCGTGCTGAAAGGAAGGAGCGGAAAGATCTGCACTTAAAGTCTCAAGCACTTGTGAAAAACTGGCATAACACTATTGCG GGTATGGCACAAGCAAAACTGAAAGCCAAGAAAGAGCGTCAGGAGAGGGatgaggaagaaaaaagaaaggttgacctggaagaagcaaagtatGAAGCACAGAAGCGAAAAGAAGCAGTGGCAGAATCCAAACTCTATCAGTACTATCAGAATGAGAGAGTGAAAGACTTCCAt AGAGCCCTCTTACTTACCGAATGCTTAAAAGAAAGAGATGCTCAGATtgaatttaaaaaggtaaaagagaaCCTGTACCGCTGCAGAGATGAAGAAGTAGAACGTGAACGTCAAAAAGCCGTacgaaaagaggaggaaaagattAGAGAGAACCGTAGGAAGAGAGTGCAACTCAGCAAGGATCAACTGGAACA GATAAAAGAGCATGAACGTCTAGCAGAACTGAGCAGGCTGGAAGACAAAAGGGAAAGGGCAGAGATTCAGGAGCAGGTCCTGCTAAATCAACAGGAAGTGCTGCAGAAAGAGCAGGAGGAGCGTGAAGACAAAATCAGGCGTAGAAAGGAGCATCAG gcacatgTTGCTGACCAGGTGACTCTCAAGGCTATCGAGaagcaaaaagaagaggaagaggatgataaAGTCCGAGCACATTATAAAGCAAAGCAGGCTATGGCTAAGCTGAGAAAAGCAAAAGAAGATGAAATGCACAG GTTAATGGAGGAGCACAGAGACAACATTACTAGCCGCCTCCTGGCTCATATGAAAAAGGAGGCTGATGATGAGGATGAGCGTATCGCTAGGGACATTGCAGAGACGGATGCACAGCTGGAGAGAGAacgcaaagaaaaagaagaaaagaacaatGCTGAACTGAAATCCATCACAGAGCACAGAATGAATGtg AttaaaaggaaagaagagaaagaaaaacaggacAGACTAGAGGCTCAAGAAATACTTTGTGGACAAATAGAAGCAGATCGGATTTTCCAAGAACTGGAGAAAGACAAGAAACATAGAAATCATTGTGCAAACTTAAAATTACAAGACTTCCATGTCATGCAGATA GTCgaaaaaaagttaaaagaagATCGTGAGAAACAAGCGGATACGGACTATGTCAGACAAAAAGAACGCATTTTATTATTCAAGGAGCAGGAATTCCAGAAGTACGCAAAGAAAATCATTGATGAGCAATCCAAGACAACTCGGAATCTCTACCCTCTTTTGAAAGCACTCAGTGAAGGTGACTCAGGTATAAACAGACCAGTTTTTAGAGAAAATGAACAGCCGTGTGAAAAGCAGCCTACTAAGCTGCCGTTTATAGGTGACACAGCTCAAGAAATGAAATGGTTAAATGAATATGAATATGGGCACACTAAGGGTCGGCTAGGTTTTTCATGGTAA